CGCTCGTTTGCACCGAGAAGTCCATCCTTTGCGCATGGTGATTCATGGATTGCGAGCGCGTGTGCTGAATTTGCAAACGTTGACGCGCGCGCGGCAGGTGGGCGAACAACACTACGATCTGGGCAATGATTTTTACGCCGCTATGCTCGATTCGCGCATGACCTATACCTGCGGCTACTGGGCCGAGGCGAGCACGCTTGAGCAGGCTCAAGAGGCCAAGCTCGATCTGATTTGTCGGAAGTTGCGCCTGGAGCCGGGCATGCGGGTATTGGACATTGGATGTGGCTGGGGCAGTTTCATGGCCTATGCAGCCGAGCATTACGGTGTGCACTGCACCGGCATCACGATTTCCAGAGAACAGGCCGACTGGGCCCGTGAACGTTATCCGGAGCTACCGCTGGAGTTTCGCTTTCAGGATTACCGTGAGGTGGAAGGTACATTCGATCGAATCGTCAGTATCGGTATGTTCGAACATGTCGGCCGGAAGAATCATCGAGTGTTCATGGACGTCGCACATCGTTGTCTTAGCGACGATGGTCTGTTCCTGTTGCATACCATCGGCAAGAACCTGCGTCAGAGCGTACCGGACCCCTGGATCGACAAGTACATCTTCCCCAATGGCGACCTGCCTTCGCTCGGGCAGATCGGCGACGCGGTGGATAACCTGTTCGTCGTCGAGGACATACACAACTTCGGCGCAGACTACGATCGCACGCTTATGGCCTGGCATGCGAATTTCGAGGCTGCCTGGCCACGCTTTGCCGACCGATTGGGTGAGCGCTTCTATCGGATGTGGCGCTACTACCTACTGTCCTGCGCGGGCGCATTTCGCGCACGCGACATTCAGCTCTGGCAGTGGGTACTCTCGCGCGACGGAGTACCCGGCGGCTACCGGCGCGTCAGCTGAAGCGCGCGTAGGGGTTGGTGCAGGGCGTGTCGATACCGAAGTAGGTCAGGGCGGGGTTCGCCTCGGCCTGCTTGCGCACGTAGTCTGTCGACGTGATGAATTCGGTGACGATCCGTCTCTCGAACCAGTCCACCCGCTGATCCGTGTACTCGATCCCGGCACCGGTATAGTCGCGTATACGATAAAAACCGATCAGAGCAGCACTGTTCAGATCGCCGTAGCGGGCGGTGACGTCGTCCACGAAACGCCGCTGCTGCTCGGGCTCCATACGGAAATCACCAACGTACTCGCGGACCAGGCGCATGACGAAATCGTCCTTGTCTTCGTAGACGAGCGCGGCCGAGCCCAGCGCTGCTACGGTCACGCCGGCTGCGGACAGTGCAAGAAACTGGCGACGGTTCATACCACCTCCTCAGCTGAAAAGCAGATTCGCCGCGCGCAGTGACAGCGCTGCAGCAGTGAGACTGGGGTTGGCTGGCGAGCAGCTCGGGTACGTGGATGTCCCTACCACCACCAGGTTGCGCATCGTGTGATGAATCATATTGGCATCGACCACGGATCCGTCGCCATTTTCACCCATGCGCAGGGTGCCTTGCACGTGCGACTCGGTCAGTCGCTTGCGCCGCGCCTCGATGGATTCGACCGGCAGCGGGGCCAGCAATTCGCCCAGATGGTCGAACGCCCACTGAATCCCGCGCTCGGCGTATTCCGATTCGCCTGCATAGTTGATTATCGCCTGGCCGCTTTCGGGGTCGACAGTAATGCGACTGTCCGGATTGGGCAGATCTTCGGTGACCAGCATTAGCGGCAAGGTTTCGTTCCAGCGGCCCGGCTCCAGACGTAAGCCGTGCGGCCAGCGATTTTCGAAATAGACTAGGCACGCTGAACGCTCGCGGCGGAAGTCGCCGTCGTAGAAGGAATAATTGAGCCCGGTGGTAATGGTGCTGCCGTCGAAGTTGCCCAGCCCGTTGAGATACACCTCCACGTCGAGGCCAACCTGTTCGTGCAAGCCGCGACCGGTATCGCCGTGCTCGATTCCCGAGCGCAACAGAATCGCCGGGCTCTGAATGGCGTTGGCGCCCAGTACGAAAAGATCTGCATGAACCACGAATTCGGTTCCGTCCGAGCGAAGAGTTGCGCTACGAATGGCACCGCCCTGGCTTTCCAGCGTGCGCACTTCGGTTTTCAGGCAGACGTCGACCTGAGGGTGACTGTATAGCTCGCTGAAGCCATTCTCGGCGGTGAACTTGGCGTTCACCGGGCACAGATTGCACGTCGCATTGGCGCAGCACGCGCTGCGATTGCCGGTGGCAACCCGTGCGCGCCCCGTCGGCATGATGAAATGCCGATCCGGCATGGCCTGCTTCATGATCTCGTCGATCGAGGATCCCTTGTGCGGCGGCTGCGGAAAGGGCTGGCTGCGAGGAAGCACTTGGTGCATGTCCGCATCGCCGGCGATCGACATGATCTGTTCGGCCTGGCAGTAGTAGGGCTCCAGATCGTCATAGCTGATCGGCCAGTCATGACCGATGCCGTAGCGCGACTGCGTGGCAAAATCGCTCGGATGCATGCGGGGTGTCTGCGAGAACCAGCAGTTCATGCCGCCGCCTAGCGCGATCGTGGTGTTCCACGGCTTGTCGCCACGGTTGGCATAGGTTTCAGCGGTGGGGATCGCCGTATTGAGCTGATTCTGTATCTGCCACGCCCAGGGATGATAATCGCCCCATTCGACGATGAGTACGCGGCCCTTGGTGTGCTTGAGTGCTTCGGAGAGGAAGAACGAGGATCCGAACCCGGACCCGATAACTACCATATCGTAATGCTGCTTGTCGATATCGGCGGGGATTTTGCGATTGATGTCCATTTTCTTTTCCCGGGGGCGCTGAAGACGGCCAGACACCGATGCAGCGCTTCCCTTGTTGTCCTGTGCGACGACAGCCGGAAGTGGCTCGCGAAAAAACTTCAGTGACTTAGTCAGTCCCGTAGCGGGATGGTTCAGCAGGGAATGTGATGGGGTTCAGGTTACAGCGTCAGTCGCGTTCCGGATGCTTCCGCAACGATGCGGGTCAAAGCGTCCCAGGGAGATCCCGGATGCTGGCCCTTGATTTGTTCATCAGCTTGCTGGGCGAGCATCAACCACTGCGACCAGACGTGCTGCGGATGGCGCTTGAGCGCCTGTGCCAGTAGCGGCTTGCGCTTGTCCCAGACCGGTGGCCGCTGGCTGGCGAATACGCGCTCCAGCGGTATCCCTCGCGCGACATCCTCCGCCATACCGGCCAGGCTGCGGAGTTCCCTGGTGAGGGACCAGAGAATAACCGGTGCCTCGACACCTTCGCCACGAAGCCCGACGAGTATGCGTAGAGCGTGTTGGGAGTGCCCCTGAAGCATCGCGTCGGCCAGACCGAACACGTCGTAACGGGCGCTGTCGGCGACTACCTGGGTCACCGTCTCCAGATCCAGCACCTGTCCCTGACAGAACAGCTTGAGCTTCTCGATCTCCTGCGCGGCGGCGAGTAGATTGCCTTCGACACGGGCACTGAGCAGCTCCAGCGCATCGGGTTGCGCCTGGATGCCCGCAGCGGCCAGACGGTCACGCATCCAGCCGGGCAATTGCGCAGCCTCAACAGGCCAGACCTGCACGAAACGGGTCTGCGGGTGCTCGATCAAGGCTTTCGCCCATTTGCTGCGCTGGGTGCTGCCGTCGAGCTTGGGGAGGGTGACGAGAAGGGTGATGTCCTGCGGAAGATCGTTCAGCCAGGCCAGAAGCGCCTTGGCGCCATCATCGCCAGGCTTGCCGCCGGGGATGCGCAGCTCGATCAGGCGTTTCTGTGCGAAGAGCGAGAGGCTATGGCTGGCGTCGTAGAGTTGCGACCAGTCGAAGCCGCGCTCGGCGTGGTAGACGTCGCGTTCTTCACAGCCCGCGGCCCTGCACGCCTGACGAATCTGGTCGGCCAGCTCGCCGATCAGCAGCGGCTCGTCGCCGCTGATGACATAGACGGGTGCCAGCTCGCCGGGAAGCTGGCGTACAAGCTGGCCTGCGTTGAGTTTCATGACCGGTCAGGGCAGCTGCCGGTCAAGGGCCTGCTCCCGTGCCGACAACTCCGACTCGGTCAGCGACGACAGGCGGAACAGTAGCTGGCGGGTCAGGTCGCGCTGCATTTCCCGCTGCAACAGTTCCTCTTCTTCGTTCGTACCTATGACGTTATTGCGGTCATTCACGTAAACGCGTTCGGTGCGCAGGGTCTCCGGACCAATCAACGGACGGCCTTGCGAGTCGGTGATGATGTAGGTCACCGAGCTGCGTAGCTCGATCTCGGCAGCGGTGGCGCGTCCTGTGTAGCTGACGGCCACGCGATCAGTATGCTCGTCGATCAGCTGCAGGTTGTAGGGTGCCGTGGGAGTCAGCCGCACGCCCTCGGCTTCCAGGTTCTGACGTGTCTCCCGGTAGATGGTGCTGTCAGGCCGGGTCGTGGTCAGATGAAGCTGGTCAAGATTGATACTGTCCACGCCAGTGCCGCGAAGCTGGAAGCCGCAGCCACCCATGAGCAGGCTCAGGCCGAGCATGCAACCCAACAGAAAACGAGGACGTTTAGCGGCCATCACGGCTCTCCGATGCATGTTAATTGGCGACAATATTGACCAGCTTGCCGGGCACGACGATCACCTTGCGGATGCTCAGGCCTTCGGTAAAGCGCTGCACGTTCTCGTTTTCCCGCGCCATCGCTTCGACCGTCTCGCGGCTGGCGTCGGCATCGACATCCATGTGCCCGCGCAGCTTGCCATTGACCTGGATCACCAGTTGCAGGGTGTCCTGAACCAGCGCCGCCTCGTCGAGCTGCGGCCAGCGCGCGTCGATGACCGGGTCGGTGTGTCCGAGCTGCTGCCACAGGCCATGGCTGATATGCGGAGTGATCGGAGCAAGCAACAGGGTCACCGTTTCCAGCCCTTCCTGTAGCAGCGCGCGATCCTGGCCGCTGCCTTGCGGCAGTTTTTCCAGCACGTTCATCAGTGTCATGACCGCAGCGATGGCGGTATTGAACTTATGATTCTGGCCAATATCCTGCGAAGCCTGTCGAATCGCCAGATGAATTGCGCGGCGCGCGTCCTTCTGCTGGTCGGAAAGCGTAGCGGCATTCAACGCCGGGGCGACCCCGCCCTTCACATGTTGATGCGCGAGACGCCATACCCGGCGCAGGAAGCGGCTCGCGCCCTCAACGCCGGAATCGGACCACTCCAGGCTCATATCCGGGGGCGAGGCGAACATCATGAACAGACGGCAGGTATCGGCGCCGTACTGATCGATCATTGATTGCGGATCGACACCGTTGTTCTTCGACTTCGACATCTTCTCGACGCCGCCGATTTCCACCGGCTGGCCGTCACTGGCCAGACGCGCGGCAACGATCTTGCCTTTGGCGTCGCGCTCGACCTGTACATCGGCGGGGTTGAACCAGATCTTGCCGCCATTATCGGCGAGCCGGTAATAGGTCTCGGCGATCACCATGCCCTGAGTAAGCAGGTTCTTGAATGGCTCGTCGCAAGCCACCAGCCCCTCGTCGCGCATCAGCTTGTGGAAGAAGCGCGCATAGAGCAGGTGCAAAATGGCGTGCTCGATGCCGCCGATATACTGATCGACAGGCAGCCAGTGATTCGCGGCGGCTGGGTCGACCATGCCCTGCTGGTAATGCGGCGAGGCGTAACGCGCGAAGTACCAGGAGCTCTCGACGAAGGTATCCATGGTGTCGGTCTCGCGTCGTGCGGCGGTGCCGCAACGCGGGCAAGTGCATTCGTAGAACTCGGGCATGCGCGCCAAGGGCGAGCCTGCGCCGTCCGGAACGACGTCTTCGGGCAACACCACGGGGAGTTGGTCTTCCGGCACCGGAACGTCACCACACTTCTCGCAATGAATGATCGGGATCGGGCAACCCCAGTAGCGCTGACGGCTGATGCCCCAGTCACGCAATCGGAACTGCGTGCGGGCGTCGCCCAGACCTTTCTGTTTGAGTACGTCGCCGATCGCGGTAAAGGCACTGGCAAAGTCCAACCCATCGAATTCTTCCGAATTGATCAGCGGGCCCTTCTCTGCGTACGCGTCCTGCCAGGGCGCAGGCACGCTATCGCCGGCCGAGGTGCGCACCACTGGCTTGATGGGCAGCTCGTACTGGGTAGCGAAAGCGAAGTCACGCTCGTCGTGAGCGGGTACGGCCATCACCGCACCCTCGCCGTAGCTCATGAGCACGTAGTTGGCGACCCAGACCGGCAGCTTTTCGTCAGTCAGCGGATGACGAACGAACAGCCCGGTGGGCATGCCTTTCTTGTCCTGGGTGGCGATGTCGGCTTCGGCTACGCCGCCACGTTTGCATTCATCGATGAAAGCCTGCAAACGCGGGTTGTTGGCCGCGGCCTGGGTTGCCAGTGAGTGTTCAGCGGCCACCGCAACGTAGGTCGCGCCCATCAATGTGTCGGGACGGGTGGTGAATACCTTGAGCTGACCATCTTCACCGACGGATTCGGCGTCGTAGGGAAAGGCCACTTCCATTCCCACCGACTTGCCGATCCAGTTGCGCTGCATGGTCTTGACCTGCTCCGGCCAGCCAGGCAGATCGTCCAGCGAACTCAGCAACTCTTCCGCGTAATCGGTAATGCGGAAGTAATACATGGGAATTTCGCGCTTTTCGATTTCCGCGCCGGAACGCCAGCCCTTGCCGTCGATGACCTGTTCATTGGCCAGCACGGTCTGGTCGACCGGGTCCCAATTCACGGTACCGTTCTTGCGATAGATCACGCCCTTTTCGAACAGGCGGGTGAACAGCCATTGTTCCCAGCGATAGTACTCCGGCCGGCAGGTGGCGAATTCGCGTGACCAGTCGATGGCGAGTCCCAGGCTTTTCAGCTGGTTGCGCATGTAGTCGATGTTGTCGTAGGTCCACTTGGCCGGGGCGACCTTGTTGTTCATCGCCGCGTTTTCCGCCGGCATGCCGAAAGCATCCCAGCCCATCGGTTGCAAGACGTTCTTGCCTTGCATGCGCTGGTAGCGCGCGATTACGTCGCCGATGGTGTAGTTGCGCACATGCCCCATGTGCAGCTTGCCGCTGGGGTAAGGGAACATGGACAGGCAATAATAGGTGTCCTGACCAGGCGTCTCGGTGACCTTGAACGCGTCACTGGTGTTCCAGTCGGTCTGAGCGGCGGCTTCTATCTCGCGGGGAAAATACTGTTCTTGCATGGTATGGGCTTAGCTGGGCTCGTCGGCGTCACGAAAAAGTAATGCCGCAGGATACACCACGAGACCGGTCGCAGGTAGTCGTATGCCATTCGTCGCCGGGCCGCGGTAGCGCGGTGCCGCGCGTCTATGCTCAATGACAGTAGCGGCCGGGGCGCCGCGTCGTTTACAGAAGAGGAGACTCAAGATGAAAACACCGGAACCGGAGCCCTTGATGTGCTGGAACCGGGATTCTTCCTACGGGCGTTTGTTGCGACGGCTCGACCAGGCGCTGGACGTGGCGCGCACCCGTCAGTGGTTGACTGGGCAAGCCAGCGGTCTTACCGAGCTGGAACTGAGCGGACTTTCCCCGGAAGACGCCAATCTGCTTCGTCGAATCCTGAATACACTGGACGTTGATCGAGCCTTACCGCGCCCGCCGGCGCTGCCCGACACATATCACTAGAGTCATTATCACAACTACACCAAGCGGCCAGCTCCCCGCTCGCAAATAGGGCGTAAGCGACTCTCGCGGCTGCACCCAGCCGCTGAGAGTGGCCTGCCGGAACTGCGGAATCCGTGCGCGGATGGCTCCGCGATCATCGATCAACGCAGTGACGCCATTGTTGGTTCCGCGCATCATCCAGCGACCGCTCTCTATCGAACGCATGCGAGCCATCTGCAGGTGTTGCAGCGGTCCGATGGAGTGCCCGAACCAGCTGTCATTGCTGATGGAAATCAACAGTTCGCTCTGTGCGGCCAACTTCGCGGTGAACGCCGGGTAAACGGTTTCGTAGCAGATCAGCGGAGCCAGACGGTAGCCGGCAGCGTGTAGCGGCGGTTGGTCGGCAGGCCCGCGCGAAAAGCTCGACATGGGCAGGTCGAAGAAGGCAATCAAGCCGCGCAACCAGTCTTCCAGCGGCACGTACTCGCCGAAGGGCACCAGCTTGTGCTTGAGGTAGATGTCCGGCTCCGGCTTGGCGACCATGATGCCGTTATAGATGCGCATCGAACCGTCGGCCTCGTAGGTGTCGACCGGTATGCCGGTGATCAGCGTGGTACCGCGCTCGGCCAGGTTTGCCGCGACGCCTTGAACGAAGCCCCGCGCGTTGCTCTCCAAGAGAGGAATCGCGGTTTCCGGCCAGACCAGTATGTCAACCGGCGCCTGGGCGTAGCTCAGATCACGATACAGCGCCAGGGTGTGGTCGATGTGCGCCGGATCCCATTTGCGCGCCTGGGCGATGTCGGCCTGGACCAATGCGACGGACAGTGGCTCGCCAACCGGCCGGGTCCATTCCACCTGAGCCAGGCCCAGACCGCCAAGCCAGAGAGAGGCCAGCAGCGCGGCCGCGATACCGGCTGAGCGGACCCCTCGCCATACGCGAGGCTCGATGAGCAGGCAACCGGTGAGTACGCTCAGATAACCGGTCAGCCATACCCCGCCCAGAGGCGCCCAGCCGACCAGCCAAGTGTCGGTGTGGGCATAGCCCTGATAGAGCCAAGGGAAGCCGGTGAGAAACCAGCCGCGAAATATCTCCTGGCCAACCAGGAGTGCAGCGAAACCGAACACGGAAAGCCAGCCGGAGTGCAGCGGCCGCAACCAGCGGGCCCAGAGCCAGGCCATCGCCGCTGGTAATAGAGCCAGCGACGCGACGAACAGCGCAGTGAGCAGTGCTGCCAACCATGCAGGCGCGTACCCATGCACGTGGATGCTCACATAGACCCAGGACACGCCGCTGGCAAACAGTCCGAGGCCCCAGGCCCAGCCGCGCAGCGCGGCCTGAGAGCCGGGCAGGGGAGCAAGTAGCCAGTACAACAGGGCCACGGATACCAGGCCCAGCGGCCATATGTCGAACGGCGTCAATGCCAGAGTGGACAGCGCGCCAGCGAGCATGGCCAACAGATGGCCGGGCCAGCCCGGTGCCTGCAGGCGATGAAGGAAGTGGGTCAGCAATGCCGGAAGGGCCTCAGGGATTGACTACGGTTACTCGCAGCAGGTGGACGCGACGGCTATCGGCATTGAGCACACGCACGCGGAAGCCGTCCAGTTCGACCACCTCGTTTCGCTTGGGCAGATGGCCGAACGCATTCATCACCAGTCCGCCGACAGTGTCGAACTCTTCGTCAGGAAACTCGGTCTCGAAGCTCTCGTTGAAATCCTCGATGGGCGTAAGACCCTTGACCAAGTAGTCCCCGCTGGGTAGCGGCTTGATGTAGCTGTCTTCGTCGACGTCATGCTCGTCTTCGATGTCACCGACGATCTGCTCCAGAACATCTTCGATCGTTACCAGCCCCGACACACCGCCGTATTCATCGATGACGATCGCCATGTGATTGCGCGTAGAGCGAAACTCCTTGAGCAGCACGTTCAGGCGCTTGGACTCCGGTACGCACGTCGCGGGGCGCAGCAGGTCCTTGATGTTGAAGCGGTCGGTGTTGTCTTCCAGCAGCAGGGGCAGCAGATCCTTGGCCAGCAGAATGCCGAGCACATCATCGACGCTTTCGCCGATCACCGGATAACGCGAGTGTGCTGCCTCGATCACGCCGGGCAGGAAGTCGCGGGGCGACTGGGTGGCCTTGATGGTGGTCATCTGGGACCGGGGGATCATGATGTCACGCACCTGCATGTCCGAGACCTGCAGGGCGCCTTCGATGATCGATAGCGCCTCGATATCCAGAACATCGTTGGCGTGCGCCTCGCGCAGCAGTTCCAGCAATTCCTGGCGACTCTGGGGTTCGTGGACAAAAGCCTGGACCAGTCTGTCCAGCCAGGACTTGTGTCCATTGGTCGATCGATCTTCGCTCATCGGTCCTTACTCATCGTTGGCAACATAAGGATCGGGGAATCCGAGCCCAGCCATCAGCTGGCGCTCGAGAGTCTCCATCTCCTCGGCTTCTGCATCGTCTATATGGTCATATCCGAGCAGATGCAAGCATCCGTGGATGACCATATGAGCCCAATGCGATTCGACAGATTTCCGCTGTTCGACGGCCTCGCGCTGAACCACCTGCACGCATACGACCAGATCTCCCAGCAAGGGGATATTCAATTCGGGAGGCAGATCGGCCGGGAACGAGAGCACATTGGTAGGGTAGTCCCGGTCGCGGTATTCGCTGTTGAGACTCCGGCTCTCTTGTTCATCTACCAGACGGATGGTCAGTTCATGGCCGGGCTTGTCACGCAGAGCCAGCCCGGCCCAGCGTATGAAACTCTCGTCGTCTGGCTGCTCGGCAGCTTCGGAAGCGCGCTGGATGTCGACCTCAATCGGCATCGCGCTGCTCCTGCTGACGGGCCTCTCGTTCACGTCGTTCGTTGGCCTTGCGCTGTTCCTGCTGGTCATCGAACAGGTCATAGGCTTCGACAATGCGCTGTACCAGCGGATGGCGAACCACGTCCTTGGAGCGGAAGTGAGTGAAGCCGATGCCTTTCACGTCCTTGAGTACTTCCATGACGTGAGTGAGACCCGAGCGTGTGCCTCGCGGCAGGTCGACCTGGGTAATATCGCCAGTGATGACCGCTGTGGAGCCGAAGCCGATCCGGGTCAGGAACATCTTCATCTGTTCGAGTGTGGTGTTCTGGCTCTCGTCGAGGATGATGAAGCTGTTGTTGAGCGTGCGGCCGCGCATGTACGCCAGCGGAGCGACCTCGATCACCTGCCGCTCGATCAGTTTGGCTACCTGCTCGAAACCAAGCATTTCGTAGAGCGCGTCATAGAGCGGGCGCAGATAGGGATCGATCTTCTGTGACAGGTCCCCTGGCAGGAAGCCGAGCTTTTCGCCCGCCTCGACCGCCGGGCGCACCAGCAGGATACGGCGAATCTGCTCACGTTCCAGCGCATCGACAGCACAGGCAACCGCCAGGTAGGTTTTGCCGGTACCGGCCGGGCCGATACCGAAGTTGATATCGTGCTCCTGAATCGAGCGCACGTAGCTCTGCTGGTTGGGGCCGCGCGGCTGGATGGCCATGCGCTTGGTACGCAATACCGTCGGCGCATGACCGTCGTGCAGTGCTTCGCTTAGATTTTCCAGGCCGGATTCCTGCAGGAACAGGTGGACCGTGTCTGGCGTCAGGTCAGTGTTGTCGCGGGTCTCCCGGTACAGCTGACGCAAAACAGCTTCGGCCGAACGGGTTATTTCCGGATCGCCGATCAGCTCGAACTGGTTGGCACGGTTACGCACCTCGATTCCGAGACGTTGTTCAATCAAGCGTAGATGTTCGTCGAACTGGCCGCAAAGGTTGGCGAAGCGGCGTGAATCGACAGGTTCGATGCTGAAGCGATGGATATCTGAGGTGGTATTCAATGTGGTCAGCTGGTCGCCTATGGCTCACGGTGGTACAGAATAACGCGCAACTACCCTACTGCAAAGAGCATGCTCGGCGCAGCAGGGTGATGCGCGGCCTATTCAGTGGAGAGTCTGGCCGTCGAGCAGAGTTCCCCGGAGCGAGTGCGGTAGTGCCTCATCGATATGCACATCGACGAACTGACCGATCAGCTGCGGGCTGGCACTGCGGAAGTTGACGATGCGGTTGTGTTCGGTCCGGCCCTGAAGCATGCCCGGATCTTTCTTCGAGTAGTCGGTCACCAAGATGCGCTGGCGAGTGCCGACCATGCGCCGACTGTTGGCGAATCCCTGCTGATTGATGCGGTCCTGAAGGATTTTCAGGCGCTGCTTCTTCACTTCCGTCGGGGTATCGTCCACCAGATCCGAGGCCGGCGTGCCGGGTCGGGCGCTGTAGATGAACGAGTAGGAAAAGTCGAAGCCGATATCTTCGACCAGCTTCATGGTCTGCTCGAAGTCGCGGTCGGTTTCGCCGGGGAACCCGACGATGAAATCCGAGCTGAGCAGGATGTCCGGTACCGCCGCCTTGAGCTTGCGCACCCGGGACTTGTACTCCAGCGCGGTATGGTTTCGCTTCATGCCGGCCAGCACCCGGTCGGAGCCGGACTGCACAGGCAGGTGCAGATACTTGACCAGCTCCGGCACTTCGGCGTGCGCCTGGATCAGGCTGTCGGAAAATTCCAGCGGGTGCGATGTGGTATAGCGAATGCGATCGATGCCATCGATGGCCGCGACCACCCGGATCACGTCAGCCAGGTCGGCGATCTCGCCGTCATGCGTCTGCCCGCGGTAGCCGTTCACATTCTGGCCGAGCAGGGTCACCTCGCGCACGCCGTTCTCTGCAAGATGGATGACTTCTGCGATCACGTCATCGAACGGCCGGCTGACTTCCTCTCCACGGGTATAGGGGACCACACAGAAGCTGCAGTACTTGCTGCAACCTTCCATGATCGATACGAACGCAGTCGGGCCATCCACGCGAGGCTCGGGCAGGCGGTCGAATTTCTCGATCTCCGGGAACGACACGTCCACCTGCGGCTTGCGCGTGCTGCGAGCGGCATTGATCATCTCGGGCAGGCGGTGCAGTGTCTGCGGGCCGAATACCACGTCGACGTAGGGCGCGCGGTCGCGGATCGCCGTACCTTCCTGGCTCGCCACGCAGCCACCGACGCCGATCACCAGGTCAGGGTTGCGTTCCTTGAGCGGACGCCAGCGTCCCAGCTCGGAAAATACCTTCTCTTGCGCCTTCTCGCGAATCGAGCAGGTATTGAGCAGGATGACGTCGGCGTCGTCCGGACTGTCGGTCAGTTCCATTGCCTGATGTTCGCCGAGCAGGTCGGCCATGCGCGAGCTGTCATACTCGTTCATCTGGCAACCGTGGGTCTGGATAAAAAGTTTCTTGGCCATGGACTTTCGCGGAGGGGTATGAGGAAAAGCGGCGATTATACACGTATGCCTCGGCCTATGTTACGTCCCGGCCTGTGGTATGATCCGCGCCCTTTCCGGCCGGCCGCGCTTCTGCAACCGGTCCGTGTCAATCGCTTGTCCGCGTCAGGTGTATTTCATGAGCAAAGAGACACAACCGATTTTCCGGGTGATATTCCATAACCAGGGACAGGTCTACGAACTCTACGCCCGGCAGATATTCCAGAGCGAGCTGTGGGGCTTTCTCGAGGTGGAAGAGCTGGTATTCGGCGAACGATCGCAGATGCTCGTCGATCCCAGCGAGGAAAAACTCAAAACCCAGTTCGAGGGCGTCAGTCGCAGCTTCATCCCGATTCCCGCTGTCGTGAGAATCGACGAGGTGGAACGGGCGGGGCAGGCGAAGATCAGCGAGGCCAAGGGTGGTAACGTGATGGCCTTCCCCATGCCGAGCGGCCCGGGTCCCTCCCGCTAGGGCTGAGGCGATTCGCTGGGTGCCGGCTCCGGCAGTTGCATGGTCGGAGCAGCTTCAGTCGGCGAGCGGCTGAGCTGTTCCTCGCGGATCTGTGAAAGATAGTTGCGGAACAGCGTACTCAGCACCTGGGTCGCTGCGGCCAGCTCCTGCTGGTTCATTTGCGTGGCGACAGTGTCGCTGGCATCCATCGCCGCGTCCTTGCCATTGACCGCAGCCATCTTGAGGATGACGTACGCCTGCGGCAGATTGCGCTCGACGCCTTCCCCCTGAGAATGCATCAGTCCGAGTCGGTACTGGGCGCCGGGGTGACCCTGCAACGAGGCTCGCTCGTACCAGGCCAGGGCGGTCTCGATGTCGCGCTCGGTGCGCTCTCCGTGATAGTAGAACTCGCCCAGCTCGTATTGCGCGTGGAGATTGCCGGCTTCGGCAATGTCTTCGCAGCTCTCTAATGCCAGCGGCAGGCTTTCGTCGTCCACTCGATTGAGCGCGCAGCGCTCCTCGGTGCTGATCAGCAGCGAATTGCCCGATTGCGCCCATGCGCCTGCCGGCAGAGCGAGACAGGC
The nucleotide sequence above comes from Halopseudomonas xinjiangensis. Encoded proteins:
- the cfa gene encoding cyclopropane fatty acyl phospholipid synthase, translated to MLARADIRIGGDRPWDIRFHDPGVPEKVLSRGNLGLGEAYMEGEWDSPALDQFFHRLLSARLHREVHPLRMVIHGLRARVLNLQTLTRARQVGEQHYDLGNDFYAAMLDSRMTYTCGYWAEASTLEQAQEAKLDLICRKLRLEPGMRVLDIGCGWGSFMAYAAEHYGVHCTGITISREQADWARERYPELPLEFRFQDYREVEGTFDRIVSIGMFEHVGRKNHRVFMDVAHRCLSDDGLFLLHTIGKNLRQSVPDPWIDKYIFPNGDLPSLGQIGDAVDNLFVVEDIHNFGADYDRTLMAWHANFEAAWPRFADRLGERFYRMWRYYLLSCAGAFRARDIQLWQWVLSRDGVPGGYRRVS
- a CDS encoding GMC oxidoreductase; the protein is MDINRKIPADIDKQHYDMVVIGSGFGSSFFLSEALKHTKGRVLIVEWGDYHPWAWQIQNQLNTAIPTAETYANRGDKPWNTTIALGGGMNCWFSQTPRMHPSDFATQSRYGIGHDWPISYDDLEPYYCQAEQIMSIAGDADMHQVLPRSQPFPQPPHKGSSIDEIMKQAMPDRHFIMPTGRARVATGNRSACCANATCNLCPVNAKFTAENGFSELYSHPQVDVCLKTEVRTLESQGGAIRSATLRSDGTEFVVHADLFVLGANAIQSPAILLRSGIEHGDTGRGLHEQVGLDVEVYLNGLGNFDGSTITTGLNYSFYDGDFRRERSACLVYFENRWPHGLRLEPGRWNETLPLMLVTEDLPNPDSRITVDPESGQAIINYAGESEYAERGIQWAFDHLGELLAPLPVESIEARRKRLTESHVQGTLRMGENGDGSVVDANMIHHTMRNLVVVGTSTYPSCSPANPSLTAAALSLRAANLLFS
- a CDS encoding twin-arginine translocation signal domain-containing protein; its protein translation is MNRRQFLALSAAGVTVAALGSAALVYEDKDDFVMRLVREYVGDFRMEPEQQRRFVDDVTARYGDLNSAALIGFYRIRDYTGAGIEYTDQRVDWFERRIVTEFITSTDYVRKQAEANPALTYFGIDTPCTNPYARFS
- a CDS encoding LPS-assembly lipoprotein LptE, producing MAAKRPRFLLGCMLGLSLLMGGCGFQLRGTGVDSINLDQLHLTTTRPDSTIYRETRQNLEAEGVRLTPTAPYNLQLIDEHTDRVAVSYTGRATAAEIELRSSVTYIITDSQGRPLIGPETLRTERVYVNDRNNVIGTNEEEELLQREMQRDLTRQLLFRLSSLTESELSAREQALDRQLP
- the holA gene encoding DNA polymerase III subunit delta, whose translation is MKLNAGQLVRQLPGELAPVYVISGDEPLLIGELADQIRQACRAAGCEERDVYHAERGFDWSQLYDASHSLSLFAQKRLIELRIPGGKPGDDGAKALLAWLNDLPQDITLLVTLPKLDGSTQRSKWAKALIEHPQTRFVQVWPVEAAQLPGWMRDRLAAAGIQAQPDALELLSARVEGNLLAAAQEIEKLKLFCQGQVLDLETVTQVVADSARYDVFGLADAMLQGHSQHALRILVGLRGEGVEAPVILWSLTRELRSLAGMAEDVARGIPLERVFASQRPPVWDKRKPLLAQALKRHPQHVWSQWLMLAQQADEQIKGQHPGSPWDALTRIVAEASGTRLTL